The following coding sequences lie in one Enterococcus sp. 9E7_DIV0242 genomic window:
- a CDS encoding amino acid ABC transporter permease has protein sequence MNFSFLETYSQYFISGAGVTVIISLVTVFFGTLLGVLIALLKLSKISPLRWLANIYIETFRGTPMLIQVLIGFGLLQNLFPSVNIPIGILTIDMGRLVPGMIVLSLNSGAYVAEIVRAGITAVNYGQTEAAHSLGLRPIQAMRYVILPQALRNILPALGNEFIILIKDSSLLSIIGINELLSSAQTVISSTYIPLEPYYMAALIYFVMTFLTSRLLAVFEKKLGKGYHR, from the coding sequence ATGAATTTCTCTTTTTTAGAAACGTATAGTCAATACTTTATTTCCGGAGCTGGTGTAACAGTTATTATCTCACTCGTTACAGTATTCTTCGGTACTCTATTAGGTGTACTGATCGCTTTACTGAAGCTTTCAAAAATCTCGCCATTGCGTTGGCTGGCAAATATTTATATTGAGACATTTCGTGGCACACCGATGTTGATTCAAGTGCTGATCGGGTTTGGTTTACTTCAAAATCTTTTTCCATCGGTCAATATTCCAATAGGTATCTTGACAATCGATATGGGACGTCTCGTTCCGGGAATGATTGTATTGTCTTTGAACTCTGGAGCTTATGTTGCTGAAATAGTTCGGGCAGGAATCACTGCTGTCAACTATGGTCAGACAGAAGCAGCTCACTCACTTGGGTTGCGTCCGATACAGGCGATGAGGTATGTCATTTTACCCCAGGCACTGCGTAATATTCTGCCGGCTTTGGGGAATGAGTTCATTATATTGATCAAAGATTCTTCTCTATTATCGATTATTGGAATCAATGAATTGTTAAGTAGCGCTCAAACGGTGATTTCGAGTACCTATATTCCGTTAGAACCCTATTACATGGCCGCGCTGATTTACTTTGTTATGACATTTTTGACCTCCAGATTATTGGCGGTATTTGAGAAGAAATTAGGAAAAGGATACCATCGATAG
- the yqeK gene encoding bis(5'-nucleosyl)-tetraphosphatase (symmetrical) YqeK — MEFSGDYTPFKREELMQKVQMQMSERRFIHVLGVEEAAVALAAKYDCSKEKASIAALTHDYAKERPDDEFRLIIERDGYNPELLDYGNAIWHGLVGADMVQRELGIDDEEILTAIRLHTTGAADMSLLDKIIYVADYIEPNRNFPGVKEARELALIDLDEAVAYETKHTLQHLIDQEQKIYPKTIETYNRWVVNN; from the coding sequence ATGGAATTTAGCGGAGATTATACACCGTTCAAACGGGAAGAATTGATGCAGAAGGTTCAGATGCAGATGAGTGAACGTCGCTTTATCCATGTCCTTGGTGTGGAGGAAGCGGCAGTCGCTTTAGCAGCTAAATACGACTGTTCTAAAGAAAAGGCCAGTATTGCCGCGTTAACGCATGATTATGCAAAAGAACGCCCGGATGATGAATTTCGTTTGATCATCGAGCGGGATGGCTATAACCCTGAGTTGTTGGATTATGGCAATGCTATCTGGCATGGATTGGTAGGTGCCGATATGGTGCAGCGAGAATTGGGGATTGACGATGAAGAGATATTGACAGCGATTCGCCTGCATACGACGGGGGCAGCAGATATGTCTTTATTGGATAAAATCATCTATGTTGCAGATTATATTGAACCAAATAGGAATTTTCCGGGAGTTAAAGAGGCTAGAGAACTAGCGTTGATTGATTTGGATGAAGCTGTTGCTTATGAAACCAAGCACACCTTACAACATTTAATCGATCAAGAACAAAAAATATACCCTAAAACGATTGAAACGTATAATCGTTGGGTCGTGAACAATTAA
- a CDS encoding YqeG family HAD IIIA-type phosphatase, giving the protein MFSNFKPTWMVDAIYKVTPAQLRELGIKAVLTDLDNTLIAWNNPDGTEELLVWIEEMRNAGLPVIVVSNNKDSRIKRAVEVFELDYVARAMKPLTKGFKEAQKKLNLKPEEMVMVGDQIMTDIRGANAAGIRNILVRPIVDTDGWNTRINRFFERIIMKHLAKKHPEMKWKGGLE; this is encoded by the coding sequence ATGTTTTCAAATTTTAAACCAACTTGGATGGTCGATGCGATTTATAAAGTTACGCCAGCGCAGTTACGTGAACTGGGAATCAAAGCAGTACTTACTGATTTGGATAATACATTGATCGCTTGGAATAATCCAGATGGCACAGAAGAATTATTAGTATGGATCGAAGAAATGAGGAATGCAGGACTACCTGTAATCGTTGTTTCAAATAACAAAGATAGTCGAATCAAACGAGCTGTAGAAGTTTTCGAGCTGGATTATGTAGCAAGAGCGATGAAGCCTTTGACAAAGGGCTTCAAGGAAGCACAGAAAAAGCTGAACCTAAAGCCGGAAGAAATGGTTATGGTTGGTGATCAGATCATGACAGACATCCGTGGGGCGAATGCTGCAGGTATCCGAAATATTTTGGTTCGTCCAATCGTAGATACAGATGGTTGGAACACGCGAATCAATCGTTTTTTTGAACGAATAATCATGAAGCATTTAGCAAAGAAACACCCTGAGATGAAATGGAAAGGCGGATTAGAATGA
- a CDS encoding class I SAM-dependent DNA methyltransferase, translating into MTYKTFAFVYDEVMDETLYEQWLDFSKRHLPSQTKRILELACGTGRLAVDFAKAGYEVTALDLSEEMLAIASKRAVEKEVDIQFVQGDMLELSEVGQYEAITCFSDSLCYMENRRDVQQVFDEVYQALEEEGTFIFDVHSVHQIDTVFPDYSYHYQTEEFAFLWDSYVGEKTHSIEHFLTFFVKREEESTIFIRKDELHKERTYTLETYLMMLESSGFMDVEVYADFTDEQPKEESARWFFVCQK; encoded by the coding sequence ATGACGTACAAAACATTTGCGTTTGTCTATGATGAAGTCATGGATGAAACGCTGTATGAACAATGGCTGGACTTTTCCAAAAGACATTTACCAAGTCAAACAAAAAGAATTCTTGAGCTTGCTTGTGGGACAGGGCGTTTAGCTGTTGATTTTGCCAAGGCCGGTTATGAAGTAACTGCTTTGGATTTATCAGAGGAAATGTTAGCTATTGCCAGCAAACGTGCTGTAGAGAAAGAGGTCGATATCCAGTTTGTCCAAGGTGATATGCTTGAGCTTTCAGAGGTTGGACAATATGAGGCGATTACCTGTTTCTCTGATTCTCTGTGTTACATGGAGAATCGCCGTGATGTTCAACAGGTGTTTGATGAGGTGTATCAGGCGTTGGAGGAAGAGGGGACATTCATTTTTGATGTTCACTCCGTTCATCAGATTGATACGGTTTTTCCGGACTACAGCTATCATTATCAGACGGAAGAGTTCGCTTTTCTTTGGGATAGCTATGTAGGAGAAAAAACACATAGTATCGAGCACTTCCTGACTTTCTTTGTAAAACGGGAAGAAGAGTCAACAATTTTTATTCGTAAGGATGAGCTGCATAAAGAACGTACGTATACCTTAGAAACGTATTTGATGATGCTGGAAAGCAGCGGCTTCATGGATGTTGAAGTCTATGCCGATTTTACAGATGAGCAGCCCAAAGAAGAGAGCGCACGCTGGTTCTTTGTCTGTCAGAAGTAA
- a CDS encoding amino acid ABC transporter ATP-binding protein: MEEVIIDIQHLYKDFGEVQVLKDIDYQIQKGEVTVIIGPSGSGKSTFLRCLNLLEVPTSGQIFFEGTDITDKKNDIFKMREKMGMVFQQFNLFPNMTVMENLILSPMKVKKMTKEAAEQVAWQLLKKVGLEEKATDYPQSLSGGQQQRIAIARALAMEPDIMLFDEPTSALDPEMVGEVLSVMKELVDEGMTMVIVTHEMGFAREVGDTILFMDEGMIAEKGCPEQVFDRPENNRTADFLSKVL, from the coding sequence ATGGAAGAGGTAATTATCGATATTCAGCACTTATATAAAGACTTTGGTGAGGTTCAAGTATTAAAGGACATTGACTATCAAATACAAAAAGGAGAAGTGACGGTTATCATTGGTCCTTCCGGTTCAGGAAAGAGCACATTTTTACGGTGTTTGAATCTTCTTGAAGTACCAACTTCTGGTCAAATTTTCTTTGAAGGTACAGATATTACAGATAAAAAAAATGATATCTTCAAAATGAGAGAAAAAATGGGGATGGTGTTCCAGCAGTTCAACTTGTTTCCAAATATGACGGTCATGGAAAACCTGATTTTGTCACCAATGAAAGTCAAAAAAATGACAAAAGAAGCCGCAGAACAGGTTGCATGGCAGCTATTAAAAAAGGTTGGTCTGGAAGAAAAAGCTACAGACTATCCACAGTCTCTATCAGGAGGACAGCAACAAAGAATCGCGATTGCTCGAGCGCTGGCAATGGAGCCGGATATCATGCTTTTTGATGAGCCAACTTCTGCCTTAGATCCTGAGATGGTTGGTGAGGTATTGAGTGTCATGAAGGAATTAGTTGATGAAGGGATGACGATGGTGATCGTTACCCATGAGATGGGATTTGCGAGAGAAGTAGGAGATACGATTTTATTTATGGATGAGGGAATGATTGCTGAGAAAGGCTGTCCTGAACAGGTATTTGATCGACCTGAAAATAATCGGACGGCTGATTTTCTAAGCAAGGTGCTGTAA
- the rsfS gene encoding ribosome silencing factor, with product MLEIAVKAADSKRAEDIVALEVQGISLLADYFMICQANSDRQINAIVEEILDQEEQAGVEVKRVEGKDGGKWVLIDLGDVIAHVFQASERTFYNLEKLWADAPLVNIQQWVD from the coding sequence ATTTTAGAAATCGCTGTAAAAGCAGCTGATTCAAAAAGAGCAGAAGATATTGTTGCACTTGAGGTTCAGGGAATCTCTCTTTTAGCCGATTACTTTATGATTTGTCAGGCAAACAGTGACAGACAGATCAATGCAATCGTGGAAGAGATTCTCGATCAAGAAGAACAAGCAGGTGTTGAAGTGAAACGCGTTGAAGGAAAAGATGGAGGCAAGTGGGTCCTAATTGATCTTGGGGATGTCATCGCACATGTTTTTCAGGCTTCTGAACGTACATTTTATAACCTTGAAAAGCTTTGGGCAGATGCACCACTTGTAAATATCCAACAATGGGTAGATTAA
- a CDS encoding transporter substrate-binding domain-containing protein, whose product MKKMKLVIAAVLSLVVLAACGGNSDTKDSSAAKTESALDAIKEKGKLVVGTSADFAPFEFKTLVDGKDTIVGSDIDMVKAIGEKLGVEVEFMDMQFDAVLVALQQNKVDIAVSGISATAERKKSFDFSTPYYNPPQKIVINKKNKDSYTSIEALNGKKVGAQKGSIQEGVVEDQLPDSQKVSIPRVPNLIVELNQGSIDALVLEETIAESYLSQNPDLMIADIELTSNEDEAFAIALPKGQDDLKKEIDSILQEMVEDGSIDQYVTDAMALADKNTEE is encoded by the coding sequence ATGAAAAAAATGAAGCTAGTTATCGCAGCAGTATTGTCACTAGTCGTTTTAGCGGCTTGTGGAGGAAATAGTGACACGAAAGATTCGAGCGCTGCAAAAACAGAGAGTGCATTAGACGCAATTAAGGAAAAAGGAAAGCTGGTGGTCGGGACATCAGCCGATTTTGCACCATTTGAATTTAAGACTTTAGTAGATGGAAAAGATACGATCGTTGGCTCTGATATTGATATGGTCAAGGCTATTGGAGAAAAATTGGGTGTTGAAGTAGAATTTATGGATATGCAATTTGATGCAGTTCTCGTTGCCTTGCAACAGAATAAAGTCGATATCGCTGTTTCAGGAATTTCTGCTACTGCAGAACGTAAAAAATCATTTGATTTTTCTACTCCTTATTACAATCCACCGCAAAAAATAGTTATCAATAAAAAGAACAAAGATAGCTATACATCAATCGAAGCATTGAATGGGAAAAAAGTTGGTGCACAAAAAGGATCGATCCAAGAAGGTGTTGTGGAAGATCAGTTACCCGATTCACAGAAAGTATCGATTCCACGTGTACCCAATTTGATTGTAGAACTGAATCAAGGCTCAATTGATGCATTAGTTCTTGAAGAAACGATTGCAGAATCTTATCTTAGCCAGAATCCGGATTTGATGATTGCAGATATCGAGCTAACATCAAACGAAGATGAAGCTTTTGCTATTGCTTTACCAAAAGGTCAAGATGACTTGAAAAAGGAAATCGACAGTATTTTGCAAGAAATGGTTGAAGACGGTTCGATCGATCAGTATGTAACAGATGCTATGGCCTTAGCAGATAAAAATACAGAAGAATAA
- the yqeH gene encoding ribosome biogenesis GTPase YqeH codes for MSESVHCIGCGAEIQTERPNELGYTPQAAFDKGMETGEMYCQRCFRLRHYNDIQDVHLTDDDFLRLLNELGREDALIVNVVDIFDFNGSLIPGLHRFIGDNPVLLVGNKKDILPKSLKKGKLIQWMKERAHEQGLRPLEVLLTSAKKPHEMDELLATIEKYREGRDVYVVGVTNVGKSTLINQIIKNTAGVKDLITTSQFPGTTLDKIEIPLDDGHFLIDTPGIIHRHQMAHYLGKKDLKLIAPQKEIKPKVYQLNPEQTLFLGGLARFDFIQGKRSSFIAYASNDLMIHRTKLVNADQFYEKHVGGLLQPPRPDETDDFPELVRFEFSVKEKTDIVFAGLGWITVQEPCVVAGWAPKGVEVLRRKALI; via the coding sequence ATGAGTGAATCAGTTCACTGTATCGGTTGTGGTGCAGAAATCCAGACAGAAAGACCGAATGAACTTGGCTATACGCCTCAAGCAGCGTTTGACAAAGGGATGGAAACAGGAGAAATGTATTGTCAACGTTGTTTCCGTTTGAGACACTATAATGACATTCAAGATGTACATTTGACCGATGATGACTTTTTACGTCTTTTGAACGAGCTTGGTCGTGAAGATGCGCTAATTGTGAATGTTGTAGATATATTTGATTTTAACGGCTCTCTAATCCCAGGGCTGCATCGATTTATCGGAGACAATCCAGTATTGCTTGTAGGGAACAAGAAAGACATCCTACCGAAATCCCTGAAGAAAGGGAAGCTGATCCAATGGATGAAAGAACGAGCGCATGAGCAAGGCTTGCGACCGTTGGAGGTTCTATTGACCAGTGCGAAGAAACCGCATGAGATGGATGAGCTGCTTGCGACAATTGAAAAATACCGTGAGGGTCGCGATGTTTATGTCGTTGGTGTAACGAATGTTGGAAAATCAACATTGATCAATCAAATCATCAAAAATACAGCTGGGGTGAAGGATCTGATTACCACATCTCAATTCCCGGGAACAACTTTGGATAAAATAGAAATTCCTCTAGATGATGGTCATTTTCTAATCGATACACCGGGAATCATCCATCGTCATCAGATGGCTCATTATCTTGGTAAGAAGGATTTGAAGTTGATTGCACCCCAAAAAGAAATCAAGCCAAAAGTGTATCAGTTGAATCCGGAACAGACACTGTTCTTGGGTGGCTTGGCACGTTTTGATTTTATTCAAGGCAAGCGCAGCTCATTTATCGCCTATGCCTCGAATGATTTGATGATTCATCGCACGAAGCTGGTGAATGCAGATCAATTTTATGAGAAGCATGTTGGAGGATTGTTACAGCCGCCAAGACCAGATGAAACAGATGATTTTCCGGAACTTGTACGCTTTGAGTTTTCGGTGAAAGAAAAAACAGATATCGTTTTTGCCGGTTTAGGCTGGATCACTGTACAGGAACCATGTGTTGTTGCAGGATGGGCGCCAAAAGGTGTTGAAGTTCTAAGAAGAAAAGCATTGATATAA
- a CDS encoding nicotinate-nucleotide adenylyltransferase has product MKATASAIRGTQTIVKEELQLFQKRKQVGLLGGNFNPVHLTHLVIAEQVHQQLGLDKVYLMPSYLPPHVDEKKTIDSEHRLAMLELAVEDNPNLAIEPIELIRKGKSYTYDTMKALIQNNPDTDYYFIIGGDMVEYLPKWYNIDELIHMVSFVGTRRPNYGIETPYPIIWVDTPQMDISSSMIREKIQNNCSIRYLLPDNVINYIYEKGLYIDGI; this is encoded by the coding sequence ATGAAGGCAACAGCCAGTGCGATAAGAGGAACTCAAACAATTGTTAAGGAAGAACTACAGCTTTTTCAAAAGCGCAAACAGGTAGGACTACTAGGTGGAAACTTTAATCCAGTACATTTAACACATTTAGTCATTGCAGAACAAGTACATCAACAACTAGGTTTGGATAAGGTCTATTTGATGCCATCGTACTTGCCGCCCCACGTAGATGAAAAGAAAACGATCGACAGTGAGCATCGACTTGCGATGTTAGAACTGGCGGTTGAAGACAATCCTAATTTGGCTATAGAGCCGATCGAGTTGATACGAAAAGGGAAGAGTTATACGTACGATACGATGAAGGCATTGATTCAAAACAATCCTGATACGGATTACTATTTTATTATCGGCGGTGATATGGTAGAGTATTTACCTAAATGGTATAACATCGATGAACTGATCCATATGGTGAGTTTTGTTGGTACACGCCGTCCTAATTATGGCATAGAAACACCGTACCCTATCATCTGGGTCGATACACCGCAAATGGATATCAGCTCCAGTATGATACGGGAAAAAATCCAAAATAACTGCTCCATCCGCTACCTTCTCCCAGATAATGTGATAAACTATATCTACGAGAAGGGACTGTATATAGATGGAATTTAG
- the yhbY gene encoding ribosome assembly RNA-binding protein YhbY, whose amino-acid sequence MELRGKQKRYLRSQAHHLQPIFQIGKGGLNDEMIVQVNEALEKRELIKVSLLQNTEEVAEDVAVVIERKTGCNVVQVIGRVLVLFKPSSKEKYQKYSKEVKAI is encoded by the coding sequence GTGGAATTAAGAGGAAAGCAGAAGCGCTATTTAAGAAGTCAAGCGCATCATTTACAGCCGATTTTTCAAATCGGAAAAGGTGGACTGAATGACGAAATGATTGTTCAAGTCAACGAGGCACTGGAAAAACGTGAGTTGATCAAGGTCAGCTTGTTACAAAATACAGAAGAAGTGGCAGAAGATGTTGCTGTTGTTATTGAGAGAAAAACAGGCTGTAACGTTGTTCAAGTTATCGGGCGAGTATTAGTCTTGTTCAAACCTTCTTCAAAAGAGAAGTATCAGAAATATTCTAAAGAGGTCAAAGCAATTTAG
- a CDS encoding acetyl-CoA carboxylase carboxyl transferase subunit alpha, with product MEKTANDIVTLARSQDRFTSLEYIDSVFDDFVEFHGDRYFGDDLAIVGGIATLAGKPVTIVGIQKGRNLPENIERNFGAPHPEGYRKALRLMKQAEKFNRPVITFINTAGAYCGIGAEERGEGEAIAKNLVEMSDLNVPIISIIIGEGGSGGALALALADEVWMLEHTIYAILSPEGFASILWKDGSRAKEAAELMKITAKELKELTVIDRIIPEEVNGEALEQVKINRMIQKALIGKLTELSALSKEELIENRYQRFRKF from the coding sequence ATGGAAAAAACAGCAAATGATATCGTCACGCTTGCCAGATCGCAGGATCGCTTTACTTCATTGGAATATATTGATAGTGTTTTTGATGATTTCGTTGAATTTCATGGTGATCGTTATTTTGGCGATGATCTGGCAATTGTTGGTGGGATTGCAACTTTAGCTGGTAAGCCAGTGACTATTGTTGGTATTCAAAAGGGGCGAAATCTTCCTGAGAATATTGAACGTAATTTTGGCGCTCCGCATCCTGAAGGATATCGTAAAGCATTACGCTTGATGAAGCAGGCAGAAAAGTTCAATCGTCCGGTGATCACGTTTATCAATACTGCCGGAGCATACTGTGGTATTGGTGCTGAAGAACGTGGCGAAGGCGAAGCGATTGCCAAAAATTTAGTAGAAATGTCAGATTTGAATGTACCGATTATTTCGATTATCATCGGCGAGGGTGGTAGTGGTGGAGCGTTAGCACTAGCACTTGCTGATGAGGTGTGGATGTTGGAACATACAATCTATGCCATTTTATCTCCCGAAGGCTTTGCATCGATTTTATGGAAAGATGGCAGTCGAGCAAAGGAAGCTGCTGAGTTGATGAAAATCACAGCGAAGGAGCTGAAAGAGCTAACGGTCATTGATCGCATTATTCCGGAAGAGGTAAATGGTGAGGCGTTGGAACAAGTCAAAATCAATCGAATGATCCAAAAAGCGTTGATTGGAAAATTGACAGAATTATCTGCGCTATCAAAAGAAGAATTAATAGAGAATCGTTACCAGCGATTTAGAAAATTTTAA